tggaaatattttttgtaatattataaatgtcacttttgatcaattaaatgcctCACTGCTAAATAAAGgtattaattttcttaaaaacCTTAACTATTTAAGGTATAAATAATTTGCtcaattatttttaatacaattcTATATTATAAAATTTCATATTTTGCTTGTAcagtttgcttttaaatggaaacATAGTAAATACTAGCATCCATTTTATGTATACACTGCTTTCTGCTACACTAGAATGGTGTCTTTTTAACTAATTGTcatattttcagatttatttcttcTTAAAAAGAAGCATAATCTATTGGATATTTTAAATCTATGAAGACGTTAGTATGTTCAGACCTGTCCTTTCAAGTTGTCTTTATCATCCACGCAGAGGAAGAGAGATGTAGCCTCACTCTGGATGACCGTCTCACCCGCTTTGACCGAGCGCAGGTTCAGCACACCTGCAGAGCGGCAAACAACACCACACTTCAGTCAGCGCTGTGAGCATTCACACATCACCTTTGGCCCTCTATATTAACAACCACTGccactataaaatattttcataacaTCTAACCAAAAGGGaaactattattgttattattggcaTAACCCTTGCTATCACAGGTATTGTGAATCGTTATCTTTTCTGATAAGGTGTTCTGAGAAGTAAGGCTATAATGATGGTTACATGATTACAATACTACTCTTACAGTAAACTGTGCTCTATAACTCATGTTTTCAGCACTTGCTTACAGTTGCGCTTCTTTGCTGGGGACCCTCGGACGGAGCCATCAGGCTTCATTTCAAGGAACAGCCCATGCTTTCTGTTCTCTAAAAtggacaaaaaacacacacacacatagaaacatGAACACACTTATTGCCTTTACCTCAAGGCAGTCTTTGCTCTTTAGGAATAAAAAACCATAGTACAGTTGCAGTGCAAAATAAGTTCCCTGAAGTAAAAGgttttattgtcacatcaccacacCAAGTAAAAAGGATTGACTGATTCCAGATAGCCATGTTGACAGAAGAAAGCACCACATGTCACAGTTATCCACAATAAGCGGATCCTAACATCTTAACAGTGCAGCTCAAACAAAAAGAAGCAGAAACTAATCTGCAGCTACTGAAATAGGTTAAAGGTGAAGATTACCTGTGTAGAGCAAGCGTTCCCTGACTTGTGTGCTGAACGGCAGAAGCACGTTATGTTCAGGAACATACATACACCAATGAAGAGGAGGAAACAgagcaaaaaaaaggaaaaaactggTAAAAAGCATGATTGACCGAACCGACCAGGTGGGCTTCAATACAAACAGGTGGGATCCAAAAGTAAAAATATCATcaaatataatatactgtaataataaacCTTAAAACTGacttaaaatgtaaatgatatataaaaacaaagaGGATAACTcccatttgtgaaaaaaaaacacttgagtaGCGATATCTCCAAGCCCTCCAGATGCTGAGATGGTCTACACCGAAGACATGTCCCTGTAAACTCGTATTTATACGAGAGAGCGACAGAAAATACATGAGTCACTCCAGTACGAAAAGGAAAAATGATAACAAACTTGTTTTCAGGAAATGAAGGAGGATAAACTGATGGTAAATCTTCACACGGCTATGTCAGTCACGTCTTTGATCTCAGAGGACAGGGAACCCGACTTCTGGATCAAGAGGAGAACATACAGTAAATTAGTTTGCATATTGCAGATTATTCACTGTTTATTTCATATAAAGTCCTTAATTTATTTCCCAGTATTAAGAGGAAATGGGAGTGGAGGTGGCAGTTTAAACAGAACAGATAAGAGACAATAAAAAGCACTCAAAGGGGGTTTCGTGCTCATCTGTGCGGACGTGAGGACACTACCGTCCCGCCAGCTAGAGAGGGCAGTGTGGCATCAAGTAAGGATCAGAAAAAGAGTGCAAGTCTTATCTTAACAAAAGTTAGCACACTCATGCTAACCCGGTCTCTCAATCTTTGTTAGATGTAAATGATTCAAGACAGTTAATACTGAGGTGTAATTAGACAGGTTGACTCCATCAAGTGTTGACTGATGTCTTTTATCATAGAATCAGAGTCCCTGAAAAACTCACATCCTTTTCCCCAATTGCCATTTTGCTCTTTCATCCTAATACAACTCCTTTAAGCTTTCGCATTCAGTCTCTGTGACGTCCAGGGTCCCTTGTAATCATCTGTCTCCCGCCTCACTGTTGTCCTGGGACGAATGAGGAGGACTGACGTCTTTCTGGCCATCTGCCgctctctccctcactcttctTTGAGCGGATTAAGTGTTTTGATGTCTTTGTCTCATCATTGTGTGGGGAAACTTTGACTCTGTGTGCATGTAGGGATTTCTATTCGCCCAGTGGAGCGAGATGGGATTTAAACGTGCCTCATGGTAGACATCGACTCTTACACAAAAGGCATTAAAGGACAAACCACTCAATAAGTTAAATAAATCGTTAAGATTTTATTATCAACCCCATAGACAGCAGCAGAATTCATGGGAAATGAAGTCTTTCATACATGAATACATAAGTCAGACAAAACACACGCTAATTTTTACTAGTTCAAGTGCAACACTAGACAATAAAGATACTCCAT
The sequence above is a segment of the Carassius carassius chromosome 9, fCarCar2.1, whole genome shotgun sequence genome. Coding sequences within it:
- the LOC132149118 gene encoding fibroblast growth factor 21-like, whose translation is MLFTSFFLFFALFPPLHWCMYVPEHNVLLPFSTQVRERLLYTENRKHGLFLEMKPDGSVRGSPAKKRNCVLNLRSVKAGETVIQSEATSLFLCVDDKDNLKGQLHYSEGDCTFHEVLLEDGYSYFLSPHSDRPVSLHSKQSGQKHSAPLSRFLPVMDYLLAVREVGHIQEVKHYIKDINLDSDDPLGMGHQSQIQTVFSPSLHTKK